A stretch of Lactuca sativa cultivar Salinas chromosome 6, Lsat_Salinas_v11, whole genome shotgun sequence DNA encodes these proteins:
- the LOC111901499 gene encoding patatin-like protein 1 has translation MENGLRNAPPANGKLITILSIDGGGIRGIIPATILAFLESQLQELDGKDARLADYFDVVAGTSTGGLVTAMLTAPDQKKRPLYAAKDIVPFYMEHGPKIFPQHRGVWGSIMKTMKMLIRPKYNGNYLQKLIKEKLGNTRLNETLTNVVLPTFDIKRLQPIMFSTYEADVNPCYNAKLSDICISTSAAPTYFPPYYFKNDNENGRNSEEFNLVDGGVAVNNPALVAISQVTKQVFSENQDFFPVKPMDYGRFLLISLGTGASKQANRYNAKMASKWGILGWLVHSGFTPIIDVFTQASGDMVDGHLSVFFQAVKSQENYIRIQDDTLDGDAALVDVVTKENMVKLEEIGEKLLKKPSSRINLKTGISEPIGTGETNAEALKRFAKILSEEKKLRESSI, from the exons ATGGAGAATGGATTGAGAAACGCACCTCCTGCTAATGGAAAACTTATCACTATTCTTAGCATCGATGGAGGCGGCATTAGAGGGATCATTCCAGCCACAATACTTGCCTTCCTCGAATCACAGCTTCAG GAATTGGATGGAAAAGATGCAAGACTTGCAGACTACTTTGATGTAGTTGCAGGAACTAGCACAGGTGGTCTTGTGACAGCCATGTTAACAGCTCCAGACCAAAAAAAACGACCTCTCTATGCAGCCAAAGATATTGTACCTTTCTATATGGAGCATGGTCCTAAAATATTTCCACAACATAG GGGTGTATGGGGATCCATCATGAAGACAATGAAAATGCTAATTAGACCAAAGTATAATGGGAATTATCTTCAGAAGCTCATAAAGGAGAAACTGGGAAACACCCGTTTGAACGAAACTTTAACCAATGTAGTCCTTCCTACATTTGACATAAAACGTCTGCAACCCATCATGTTCTCAACTTATGAG GCGGATGTTAATCCATGTTACAATGCAAAATTATCAGATATATGCATCTCCACATCTGCGGCTCCGACCTATTTTCCTCCATATTACTTTAAGAACGACAATGAAAATGGACGAAACAGTGAAGAATTTAACCTTGTTGATGGTGGTGTAGCTGTTAATAATCCG GCCCTTGTTGCAATAAGCCAAGTTACGAAACAAGTATTCAGCGAAAATCAAGACTTCTTCCCTGTTAAGCCTATGGATTATGGCCGCTTCCTTTTGATCTCATTAGGAACTGGCGCATCAAAGCAAGCGAACCGATACAATGCTAAGATGGCATCCAAATGGGGCATATTAGGTTGGTTGGTCCATAGTGGTTTCACCCCAATTATTGACGTGTTCACTCAAGCAAGTGGAGATATGGTAGATGGTCATCTTTCTGTGTTCTTTCAAGCAGTTAAATCCCAAGAAAATTACATTCGAATCCAA GACGATACATTGGATGGAGATGCGGCTTTAGTGGATGTTGTGACGAAAGAGAACATGGTGAAACTTGAGGAAATCGGTGAAAAACTATTAAAGAAGCCAAGTTCAAGGATAAATCTAAAGACTGGAATCTCTGAGCCAATAGGAACTGGCGAAACCAATGCCGAAGCTCTCAAAAG ATTTGCAAAAATACTTTCAGAGGAAAAGAAGCTGCGAGAGTCGTCTATATAA